A genomic window from Xenorhabdus cabanillasii includes:
- a CDS encoding YfcL family protein, which yields MLAEFETRILAYIDDMVEYASDDELFAGGYLRGHLTLAVAELEQEGAHTIEQLHQRVEESVHKAIKVGELTPPDQVLVLTTWQKLLAKLLDSVKV from the coding sequence ATGCTCGCAGAGTTTGAAACACGCATTTTGGCATATATAGATGATATGGTTGAATATGCCAGTGATGACGAATTATTTGCTGGTGGATACCTCCGCGGGCATCTGACGCTGGCTGTTGCTGAATTGGAACAAGAAGGCGCTCATACTATAGAACAGCTTCACCAGCGTGTAGAAGAAAGTGTCCATAAAGCGATTAAGGTGGGAGAATTGACGCCACCAGATCAAGTTTTAGTTTTAACGACTTGGCAAAAACTATTGGCAAAACTACTGGATAGTGTGAAAGTGTGA